In Streptococcus respiraculi, one DNA window encodes the following:
- a CDS encoding histidine phosphatase family protein, whose amino-acid sequence MTETRLYIARHGKTMFNTIGRIQGWCDTPLTKIGEEGIRELGLGLKEAGLEFKLAVSSDLGRTVQTITIAQRELGILGKIPYYQDKRIREWCFGSFEGMYDAELFSGVLPRISGIVEAGTMTFEEIANGVHEADSANWSEPWDVLKDRILNGFESIAQDLEKQGGGNALIVSHGMTIATLVNLLAPERPTNLALDNGSVTVLKYENGQFSIEAVGDMSYRIAGASVISNA is encoded by the coding sequence TTTAATACCATTGGTCGTATTCAAGGTTGGTGCGATACGCCTTTAACAAAAATTGGTGAAGAAGGTATTCGCGAGCTGGGACTTGGTTTGAAAGAGGCGGGTTTGGAATTTAAACTTGCAGTATCAAGTGACTTGGGACGGACTGTTCAGACCATTACCATCGCCCAAAGAGAATTAGGTATTTTAGGAAAAATCCCTTACTACCAAGACAAACGCATCCGAGAATGGTGTTTTGGTAGCTTTGAAGGTATGTACGATGCAGAACTCTTTAGCGGAGTCTTGCCACGTATCAGTGGTATTGTCGAAGCGGGTACCATGACCTTTGAAGAGATAGCAAATGGTGTCCACGAAGCTGATTCAGCCAACTGGTCCGAGCCTTGGGATGTGTTGAAAGACCGCATTTTGAATGGTTTTGAAAGTATAGCCCAAGACCTTGAAAAGCAGGGTGGAGGCAATGCCTTGATTGTTAGTCACGGTATGACCATTGCGACCTTGGTCAATCTATTGGCGCCAGAACGTCCAACCAACTTGGCACTCGATAATGGCTCTGTCACTGTTTTGAAATATGAAAATGGTCAATTTAGCATTGAAGCTGTAGGGGATATGTCTTATCGTATAGCTGGAGCGAGTGTAATTTCAAACGCATGA
- a CDS encoding M15 family metallopeptidase, whose amino-acid sequence MMNRKKIGIVAFVTCLLIFVVLNFFLWRLDPASIVGKSATIEAKKATRSSEEDVLASASLDDWELVLVNRDHLFESEPKSLATVGDIQVDSRIAAATQDFLAAAQVIVPDEVLLSGYRSRAEQEQLYNERVAELEASGVDRAEAEATVRSQVQKPGASEHQTGLAIDMSEEAGQLDEVAEKIKQLAPQYGFILRYPEGKSHITGIEFESWHFRYVGVKNAQYMQQHNLVLEEYRDLLKGK is encoded by the coding sequence ATGATGAATAGGAAAAAAATTGGCATAGTTGCTTTCGTTACTTGTCTGCTGATATTTGTGGTTCTTAACTTTTTCCTTTGGCGCTTGGATCCAGCAAGTATTGTTGGTAAGTCTGCAACGATAGAAGCAAAGAAGGCTACACGTTCGTCCGAAGAAGATGTCTTAGCCTCTGCTTCTCTAGATGATTGGGAATTGGTCTTGGTCAATCGTGATCATTTGTTTGAATCAGAGCCAAAATCCTTAGCGACAGTGGGGGATATTCAGGTTGATAGTAGGATTGCGGCAGCTACGCAAGACTTTTTAGCAGCCGCTCAAGTAATCGTTCCTGATGAGGTCTTGCTATCAGGCTACAGAAGTCGAGCCGAGCAAGAACAGCTCTATAATGAGAGAGTTGCAGAGTTAGAAGCAAGTGGGGTTGATCGGGCAGAAGCAGAAGCTACGGTTCGCTCTCAAGTGCAGAAGCCAGGAGCCAGCGAACACCAGACAGGTCTTGCCATTGATATGAGTGAAGAAGCAGGTCAATTGGATGAAGTAGCAGAAAAAATCAAGCAACTAGCACCTCAGTATGGCTTTATCTTGCGCTATCCGGAAGGGAAAAGTCACATTACAGGCATTGAGTTTGAAAGTTGGCATTTCCGCTATGTCGGTGTCAAAAATGCCCAGTACATGCAACAACACAACCTAGTTTTGGAAGAATATAGAGACTTACTAAAAGGAAAGTAG
- a CDS encoding PadR family transcriptional regulator: protein MEEKIRRVYLPMTETAFYILFALQEERHGYDITQKTKELTDGQVGISPGTMYGTLSKMEKDGLITFVREEEKRKLYLITGLGREVLGIELARIERLYRNSRGERYETTEI, encoded by the coding sequence ATGGAAGAAAAAATCAGACGGGTCTATCTTCCAATGACGGAAACAGCATTTTATATCTTGTTTGCCTTGCAGGAAGAGCGGCATGGGTATGACATTACCCAAAAGACCAAGGAATTGACAGATGGTCAGGTCGGGATTAGTCCAGGGACCATGTACGGAACCCTTTCTAAAATGGAAAAGGATGGCTTGATTACCTTTGTCCGCGAGGAGGAAAAGCGCAAGCTCTATCTGATAACGGGGTTGGGACGAGAGGTTTTGGGCATTGAATTAGCTAGGATTGAGCGCCTTTATCGAAATAGCCGAGGTGAGCGATATGAAACAACAGAAATTTAA
- a CDS encoding DUF2812 domain-containing protein: MKQQKFNKCDPSQTEKYLGQMHLAGQALKQVSSWSGKMEFVACPSEEMLYRIDVYQPSKKEVGFFPEYDAHYLSFFQDVGWEMVCGVSPYVVWRKPVAAVGNPDEALLYNDSSSIYAYQKKIVTNRILSTAILPWISLANSSIWRIAEWKWQQFAWNGMMLLIWLSFVAYQLCTLYRLKKEL, from the coding sequence ATGAAACAACAGAAATTTAACAAATGTGATCCTAGCCAAACGGAAAAGTATTTAGGTCAGATGCACCTAGCAGGTCAGGCTTTAAAGCAGGTATCGTCTTGGAGTGGGAAGATGGAATTTGTAGCCTGCCCTTCTGAAGAAATGCTCTATCGGATTGATGTGTATCAGCCTAGTAAGAAAGAAGTCGGCTTTTTTCCAGAATACGATGCGCATTATCTGAGTTTCTTTCAAGATGTAGGATGGGAAATGGTCTGTGGTGTGTCACCCTATGTTGTCTGGCGCAAGCCTGTAGCTGCGGTAGGCAATCCAGATGAAGCGCTCCTATACAATGATAGTAGTAGCATATATGCCTATCAAAAGAAAATTGTGACGAATCGGATTTTATCCACTGCAATTTTGCCTTGGATTTCGCTGGCTAATAGCTCGATTTGGCGCATTGCGGAGTGGAAATGGCAGCAGTTTGCCTGGAATGGCATGATGTTGCTTATCTGGCTCAGTTTTGTAGCCTATCAACTGTGCACATTGTATCGCTTGAAAAAGGAGTTGTAA
- a CDS encoding DUF2812 domain-containing protein, whose product MKKEWKLFFITDFEKEEEYLTDMHRKGWKLKEVRFPCLFIFEKCQPEEVAYCLDFKPRLGEDQDAYYQMYEDYGWENLGTCNNFVYFRKPVTADEEATIYSDRQSKLDMIGQIFKRRFLAVVLIGLAVFWRVLYPRDVNDWSLWIWRVLSLAYLFVFFYCGIGFYKLQKRYAERGLK is encoded by the coding sequence ATGAAAAAAGAATGGAAGTTGTTCTTCATTACAGATTTTGAAAAGGAAGAAGAGTACTTAACCGACATGCACCGTAAGGGTTGGAAGTTAAAAGAAGTACGCTTTCCCTGTCTATTCATTTTCGAGAAATGCCAACCGGAAGAAGTGGCCTATTGCCTTGATTTCAAGCCGAGATTGGGAGAGGATCAGGATGCCTATTACCAAATGTATGAGGACTATGGCTGGGAGAATCTCGGAACTTGCAATAATTTTGTCTATTTTCGCAAACCTGTGACAGCAGATGAAGAAGCAACTATTTATAGCGACCGTCAAAGCAAACTTGACATGATTGGACAAATCTTCAAGCGGCGATTTTTGGCTGTCGTACTAATCGGACTAGCTGTCTTTTGGCGGGTTCTTTATCCGCGAGATGTGAATGATTGGTCCTTGTGGATATGGAGAGTTTTGTCTCTTGCCTACCTTTTTGTCTTTTTCTATTGCGGGATTGGATTTTACAAATTGCAAAAGCGTTACGCTGAAAGGGGATTAAAATGA
- the hrcA gene encoding heat-inducible transcriptional repressor HrcA gives MVTERQHEILNLIVEIFTKTHEPVGSKALQESIASSSATIRNEMAALEKKGLLEKAHTSSGRMPSVEGFKYFVEHSLTFDSLAEEDIYQVVRSFDREFFRLDDIFQTAATILSDLTACTVAVLDVEPSQQKLTAFDIVVLSQHAALAVMTLDESKTLTRQFAIPKNFLREDLREVRNLVLERLLGKTVLDIHYKLRTEIPQIIQRYFVTTDNVLQLFEHIFSDLFTEDVVTAGKIRLLDFADIRAYQFFDFPQKVALEMRSNLAEDEMQSVKVADSREQSLSSLTVVTTKFLIPYRGFGLLSVIGPINVDYNRMMSLINLVNRVLMMKLTDFYRYLSSNHYEVH, from the coding sequence TTGGTAACAGAGCGCCAACATGAAATTCTAAATTTAATCGTTGAAATCTTTACAAAAACACACGAGCCAGTCGGATCAAAAGCTCTCCAAGAAAGTATTGCCTCAAGTAGTGCAACCATTCGAAATGAAATGGCGGCACTCGAGAAAAAAGGGCTACTTGAAAAAGCCCACACCTCGAGTGGTCGAATGCCTAGCGTAGAGGGATTTAAATACTTTGTCGAGCATTCCTTGACCTTTGATAGTCTGGCTGAAGAAGATATCTATCAAGTTGTCAGAAGTTTTGATCGTGAATTTTTCCGCTTGGACGATATTTTCCAGACAGCAGCGACCATCTTGTCAGATTTGACAGCTTGTACGGTGGCTGTGCTCGATGTCGAGCCTAGTCAGCAAAAGCTAACAGCCTTTGACATTGTCGTTCTTAGTCAGCATGCGGCCTTGGCTGTCATGACCTTAGATGAGTCAAAAACGCTGACCAGACAGTTTGCCATTCCTAAAAATTTTCTGCGTGAAGATTTAAGGGAAGTCAGAAATCTGGTATTGGAACGACTGTTGGGAAAAACGGTACTGGATATCCACTACAAACTCAGGACCGAGATTCCGCAGATTATCCAGCGGTATTTCGTGACGACGGATAATGTACTTCAGCTATTTGAACACATCTTCTCAGATCTCTTTACAGAGGATGTCGTGACTGCTGGAAAGATTCGCTTGCTCGACTTTGCAGATATCAGAGCCTATCAGTTCTTTGATTTTCCGCAAAAGGTAGCCCTTGAAATGCGAAGCAACCTAGCAGAAGATGAAATGCAAAGCGTCAAGGTAGCTGATAGCCGAGAACAATCGCTCTCTAGCCTAACCGTAGTGACGACCAAGTTTCTGATTCCCTACCGTGGATTTGGTCTCTTGTCCGTTATCGGACCAATCAACGTGGATTACAACCGCATGATGAGTCTTATTAACCTTGTCAACCGCGTTCTCATGATGAAGTTAACCGACTTCTATCGATATCTAAGTAGCAACCATTACGAGGTGCATTAA
- the grpE gene encoding nucleotide exchange factor GrpE, giving the protein MKKEEQLEEMEGTEEVVSEETPQEKSELELANERAEEFENKYLRAVAEMQNIQRRSSEERQTLQRYRSQDLAKAILPSLDNLERALAVEGLTDDVKKGLEMVQESLVQALKDEGIEEVAADGEFDPNVHMAIQTMPADDEHPVDTIAQVFQKGYKLHERVLRPAMVVVYN; this is encoded by the coding sequence ATGAAGAAAGAAGAACAGCTTGAGGAAATGGAAGGAACAGAAGAAGTTGTTTCAGAAGAAACACCTCAAGAAAAATCAGAATTAGAACTTGCGAACGAGCGAGCAGAGGAGTTTGAAAACAAGTATCTGCGTGCCGTAGCTGAAATGCAAAATATTCAACGCCGTAGCAGTGAAGAACGTCAAACATTACAACGCTATCGCAGTCAGGATTTAGCTAAGGCAATCTTGCCGTCGCTTGATAACCTAGAGCGCGCTTTAGCGGTAGAAGGTCTGACAGATGACGTGAAAAAAGGCCTTGAAATGGTTCAAGAAAGTCTGGTTCAAGCACTGAAAGACGAGGGGATCGAAGAAGTAGCAGCAGACGGAGAATTCGATCCGAATGTCCACATGGCTATCCAAACCATGCCAGCAGATGACGAACATCCAGTTGACACGATTGCACAAGTCTTCCAAAAAGGCTATAAACTGCATGAGAGGGTACTTCGCCCTGCTATGGTAGTCGTTTATAACTAG
- the dnaK gene encoding molecular chaperone DnaK gives MSKIIGIDLGTTNSAVAVLEGTESKIIANPEGNRTTPSVVSFKNGEIIVGDAAKRQAVTNPDTIISIKSKMGTAEKVAANGKEYTPQEISAMILQYLKGYAEEYLGEKVTKAVITVPAYFNDAQRQATKDAGKIAGLEVERIVNEPTAAALAYGLDKTDKEEKILVFDLGGGTFDVSILELGDGVFDVLATAGDNKLGGDDFDQKIIDHMVTEFKKENGIDLSADKMAVQRLKDAAEKAKKDLSGVTSTQISLPFITAGEAGPLHLEMTLTRAKFDDLTRDLVERTKEPVRRALSDAGLSISEIDEVILVGGSTRIPAVVEAVKAETGKEPNKSVNPDEVVAMGAAIQGGVISGDVKDVVLLDVTPLSLGIETMGGVFTKLIDRNTTIPTSKSQVFSTAADNQPAVDIHVLQGERPMAADNKTLGRFQLTDIPAAPRGIPQIEVTFDIDKNGIVSVKAKDLGTQKEQTIVIQSNSGLTDEEIDRMMKDAEANAEADKKRKEEVDLRNEVDQAIFATEKTIKETEGKGFDAERDAAQTALDELKAAQEANNLDDMKAKLENLNEKAQGLAVKLYEQAVAAQQAAGGAEATTNPGQAGDDVVDGEFTEK, from the coding sequence ATGTCTAAAATTATTGGTATTGACTTAGGAACTACAAACTCTGCAGTCGCTGTTCTTGAAGGAACAGAAAGTAAAATCATTGCAAACCCAGAAGGAAATCGTACAACTCCATCCGTTGTATCATTCAAAAATGGTGAAATTATCGTTGGTGATGCAGCAAAACGCCAAGCTGTAACAAATCCAGATACGATTATCTCCATCAAATCAAAAATGGGAACTGCTGAAAAAGTTGCCGCAAATGGAAAAGAATACACCCCACAAGAAATTTCTGCGATGATTCTTCAATACTTGAAAGGTTATGCAGAAGAATATCTTGGTGAAAAAGTAACCAAAGCAGTTATTACAGTTCCAGCTTACTTCAACGATGCACAACGTCAAGCAACAAAAGACGCTGGTAAAATTGCAGGTCTTGAAGTAGAACGTATCGTTAACGAACCAACAGCAGCAGCTCTTGCTTACGGTCTTGACAAGACAGACAAAGAAGAAAAAATCTTGGTATTTGACCTTGGTGGAGGAACATTTGACGTTTCAATCCTTGAGTTAGGTGACGGTGTCTTTGATGTTCTTGCGACTGCTGGGGACAACAAACTTGGTGGTGATGACTTTGACCAAAAAATCATCGACCACATGGTTACAGAGTTCAAGAAAGAAAACGGCATTGACTTGTCAGCAGATAAAATGGCTGTGCAACGTTTGAAAGATGCGGCTGAAAAAGCTAAGAAAGACCTTTCAGGTGTGACATCAACTCAAATCAGCTTGCCATTTATCACTGCAGGAGAAGCAGGCCCTCTACACTTGGAAATGACGCTTACTCGTGCGAAATTCGATGACTTGACACGTGACCTTGTAGAACGTACAAAAGAGCCAGTTCGCCGTGCTTTGTCTGACGCAGGACTTTCTATTTCAGAAATTGACGAGGTTATCCTTGTCGGTGGTTCAACTCGTATTCCAGCGGTTGTAGAAGCAGTGAAAGCTGAAACTGGTAAAGAGCCAAACAAATCTGTAAACCCAGACGAAGTAGTCGCTATGGGTGCTGCAATCCAAGGTGGGGTTATCTCTGGTGATGTTAAAGATGTTGTCCTTCTTGACGTAACACCATTGTCACTTGGTATTGAAACAATGGGTGGCGTCTTTACAAAACTCATCGACCGTAACACAACCATTCCAACTTCTAAATCACAAGTCTTCTCAACAGCAGCAGACAATCAACCAGCGGTAGATATTCATGTTCTTCAAGGTGAGCGTCCAATGGCAGCGGACAATAAGACACTTGGTCGTTTCCAATTGACAGATATTCCAGCTGCACCTCGTGGTATTCCTCAAATCGAAGTAACCTTTGATATTGACAAAAACGGTATTGTATCTGTTAAGGCTAAAGACCTTGGTACTCAAAAAGAGCAAACCATCGTTATTCAATCAAATTCAGGTTTGACAGATGAAGAAATTGACCGCATGATGAAAGATGCAGAAGCAAACGCAGAAGCAGATAAAAAACGTAAAGAAGAAGTTGACCTTCGTAATGAAGTTGACCAAGCAATCTTTGCGACTGAAAAAACAATCAAAGAAACAGAAGGCAAAGGCTTTGACGCAGAACGTGATGCGGCTCAAACAGCTCTTGACGAATTGAAAGCTGCTCAAGAAGCAAATAACTTGGACGACATGAAGGCGAAATTGGAAAACTTGAATGAAAAAGCTCAAGGCCTAGCTGTTAAACTGTACGAACAAGCTGTCGCTGCCCAACAAGCAGCAGGGGGCGCAGAAGCAACAACCAACCCAGGCCAAGCAGGCGATGATGTTGTTGATGGGGAGTTTACGGAAAAGTAG
- the dnaJ gene encoding molecular chaperone DnaJ has product MNNTEFYDRLGVSKDASQDEIKKAYRKMSKKYHPDINKEAGAEQKYKDIQEAYETLSDAQKRASYDQFGAAGAQGGFGGGGFSGFDGSGFGGFEDIFSSFFGGGGASRNPNAPRQGDDLQYRINLKFEEAIFGAEKEVSYNREATCRTCTGSGAKPGTSPVTCGRCHGAGVINVDTQTPLGMMRRQVTCDVCHGRGKEIKDPCHTCHGTGHEKQAHTVTVKVPAGVETGQKIRLSGQGEAGFNGGPYGDLFVVIQVQASDKFERDGTTIHYKLNLNFVQAALGDTVHVPTVHGDVDLVIPEGTQTGKKFRLKGKGAPSLRGGVVGDQYVTINVVTPTNLNDKQKTALKEFAAAGNIAVHPQKKGFFDKVKDAFDDL; this is encoded by the coding sequence ATGAACAATACAGAATTTTACGATCGTCTTGGGGTGTCAAAAGATGCGTCTCAGGATGAAATCAAAAAGGCTTATCGGAAAATGTCTAAGAAGTACCACCCTGATATCAACAAGGAGGCTGGTGCGGAGCAGAAATATAAGGATATTCAAGAGGCTTATGAAACGCTTAGTGATGCCCAAAAACGCGCTAGCTATGACCAGTTTGGGGCTGCTGGTGCCCAAGGTGGTTTCGGTGGCGGTGGCTTTAGTGGCTTTGACGGCTCCGGTTTTGGAGGTTTTGAGGATATTTTCTCTAGCTTTTTTGGAGGCGGTGGCGCAAGTCGTAATCCAAATGCACCTCGTCAGGGAGACGATCTTCAATACCGTATCAATTTGAAGTTTGAAGAAGCAATTTTTGGGGCTGAAAAAGAAGTTAGCTACAATCGTGAAGCAACTTGTCGGACCTGTACGGGTTCTGGTGCCAAGCCTGGTACCAGTCCTGTAACCTGTGGTCGCTGTCATGGCGCAGGGGTAATCAATGTTGATACTCAGACACCTCTTGGGATGATGCGCCGTCAAGTAACCTGTGATGTCTGTCATGGCCGTGGAAAAGAAATCAAAGATCCATGTCATACTTGTCACGGTACAGGTCATGAAAAGCAAGCCCATACAGTTACTGTAAAAGTGCCGGCTGGGGTTGAGACAGGTCAAAAAATCCGGCTTTCAGGTCAAGGTGAAGCTGGATTTAATGGTGGTCCTTATGGAGATCTCTTTGTAGTGATTCAAGTGCAGGCTTCAGACAAGTTTGAGCGTGATGGCACAACCATTCATTACAAGCTCAATCTCAATTTTGTTCAAGCTGCTTTGGGAGATACGGTACATGTACCGACTGTTCATGGCGATGTGGATTTGGTTATTCCTGAGGGTACGCAGACTGGTAAGAAGTTCCGCCTAAAAGGAAAAGGAGCTCCAAGCCTACGTGGTGGTGTAGTCGGTGATCAGTATGTGACCATTAATGTTGTCACTCCAACTAACCTCAATGACAAGCAAAAAACAGCCTTGAAAGAATTTGCAGCAGCAGGAAATATCGCTGTTCACCCGCAGAAAAAAGGATTTTTCGATAAAGTCAAAGATGCCTTTGATGATTTATAA